A part of Ammospiza caudacuta isolate bAmmCau1 chromosome 5, bAmmCau1.pri, whole genome shotgun sequence genomic DNA contains:
- the LOC131557434 gene encoding mitochondrial ribosome and complex I assembly factor AltMIEF1 → MAAWSREAVLTLYRALLRRGRGLRYTDRDFYLASIRREFRRNQGLQRLEDKERQLEKGQAFLRSSLGGLV, encoded by the coding sequence ATGGCCGCGTGGTCCCGGGAGGCGGTGCTGACTCTGTACCGGGCTCTGCTGCGCCGCGGCCGCGGCCTGCGCTACACCGACCGGGATTTCTACCTGGCCTCCATCCGCCGCGAGTTCCGCCGGAACCAGGGGCTGCAGCGGCTGGAGGACAAGGAAaggcagctggagaaggggcAGGCTTTCCTGCGGAGCAGCCTCGGGGGCCTGGTTTAG
- the MGAT3 gene encoding beta-1,4-mannosyl-glycoprotein 4-beta-N-acetylglucosaminyltransferase, producing the protein MKMRRHKLFLTLCMAGLCLISFLHFLKALSYVTFPRELASLSPNLVSSFFWNNAPVTPQVSPEPGGAEFLRTPLYSHSPLLQPLSPSRASEELHKVEFVLPEDSTEYFVRTKAGGVCFKPGTKVLEKPPAGSRQEERADGAASGRPARKPLSAGGAKRRKWVECVCLPGWHGPSCGVPTVVQYSNLPTKDRLVPREIPRRVINAINVNHEFDLLDVRFHELGDVVDAFVVCESNFTAYGEPRPLKFREMLLNGSFDYIRHKVLYVFLDHFPPGGRQDGWIADDYLRTFLTRDGISRLRNLRPDDVFIIDDADEIPARDGVLFLKLYDGWTEPFAFHMRKSLYGFFWKQPGTLEVVSGCTMGMLQAVYATDGIRLRRRDYYTMPGFRQYENSTGHILVQWSLGSPLHFAGWHCSWCFTPEGIYFKLVSAQNGDFPRWGDYEDKRDLNYIRELIRTGGWFDGTMQEYPPADPKEQMYAPKYLLKNYQRFRYLLENPYRKVEGAG; encoded by the coding sequence ATGAAGATGAGACGCCATAAACTCTTTCTGACTCTCTGCATGGCTGGTCTCTGCCTCATCTCCTTCTTGCACTTCCTCAAGGCCCTTTCCTATGTCACCTTCCCCAGGGAGCTGGCTTCACTTAGTCCCAACCTCGTCTCCAGCTTCTTCTGGAACAATGCCCCCGTCACGCCTCAGGTCAGCCCTGAGCCAGGGGGTGCAGAGTTCCTCCGCACACCCCTGTACTCCCACTCCCCCTTGCTCCAGCCCCtgtctcccagcagagccagcgAAGAGCTGCACAAGGTTGAGTTCGTGCTGCCAGAAGACTCCACGGAATACTTTGTCCGCACCAAAGCCGGCGGCGTTTGCTTTAAGCCAGGCACCAAGGTGTTGGAGAAGCCACCCGCGGGCAGCCGGCAGGAGGAGCGGGCGGATGGCGCGGCCTCGGGGCGGCCGGCTCGGAAGCCGCTGAGCGCCGGCGGGGCCAAGCGGCGCAAGTGGGTGGAGTGCGTGTGTCTGCCGGGCTGGCACGGCCCCAGCTGCGGCGTCCCCACCGTGGTGCAGTACTCCAACCTGCCCACCAAGGACCGCCTCGTGCCGCGGGAGATCCCCCGGCGAGTGATCAACGCCATCAATGTCAACCACGAGTTCGACCTGCTGGACGTCCGCTTCCATGAGCTGGGAGACGTGGTGGATGCTTTCGTGGTGTGCGAGTCCAACTTCACGGCCTATGGAGAGCCGCGGCCCCTCAAGTTCCGCGAGATGCTCCTCAACGGCTCCTTTGACTACATCCGCCACAAGGTGCTCTACGTTTTCCTGGACCACTTCCCGCCCGGTGGCCGCCAGGACGGCTGGATTGCTGACGATTACCTGCGTACCTTCCTCACCCGGGACGGCATCTCCCGCCTCCGCAACCTGCGCCCGGACGACGTCTTCATCATCGACGATGCTGATGAGATCCCGGCCCGCGATGGCGTGCTCTTCCTCAAGCTCTACGATGGCTGGACGGAGCCCTTCGCCTTTCACATGCGCAAGTCGCTCTACGGCTTCTTCTGGAAGCAGCCGGGCACCTTGGAAGTGGTCTCGGGCTGCACCATGGGCATGCTCCAGGCTGTCTATGCTACCGACGGGATACGTTTGCGACGCCGTGACTACTACACCATGCCTGGCTTTCGGCAGTACGAGAACAGTACAGGACACATCCTGGTGCAGTGGTCGCTAGGCAGCCCCCTCCACTTTGCtggctggcactgctcctggtgtttcaccccagagGGGATCTACTTCAAATTGGTGTCAGCCCAGAACGGGGACTTTCCCCGCTGGGGTGACTATGAGGATAAACGAGACCTCAATTATATCCGGGAGCTGATCCGGACTGGtggctggtttgatggtacaatGCAGGAGTATCCCCCTGCTGACCCCAAGGAGCAGATGTATGCTCCCAAGTACCTGCTCAAGAACTACCAGCGGTTCCGCTACTTGTTGGAGAACCCCTACCGAAAGGTGGAGGGTGCTGGGTGA
- the MIEF1 gene encoding mitochondrial dynamics protein MIEF1 yields the protein MAGAGQRRGKKDDNGIGTAIDFVLANARLVLGVGGAAMLGIATLAVKRMYDRAISAPSSPTRLGQSGKRSWEEPNWLGSSSRLLTQDMKSSLSRSLQTLPTEPSAADTDFCRPTKAKPSAKRSQVELKKSRLRLSLQEKLLAYYRRRVAIPADEQARAKQAAVDICAELRSFLRAKLPDMPLRDMYLSGSLYDDLQVVTADHIQLIVPLMLEQNLWSCIPGEDTIMNIPGFYLVRRENPEYFPRGSSYWDRCVVGGYLSPKTVADTFEKVVAGSINWPAIGSLLDYVIRPAAPPADLTLEVQYDADRHLFIDFLPSLTLGDIVLVAKPHRLAQNDNLWRLSLRPAETARLRALDQGDSGCRCLCLKIFKAVCKLNPALGHLTASQLTNVILHLSQEESDWSQDMLADRFLQALKGLIRHLEAGVLPSALNPKVNLFSELTPEEVDELGYTLYSSLSEPEVLLQT from the exons ATGGCAGGCGCTGGGCAGCGCAGAGGGAAGAAGGATGACAACGGCATCGGCACCGCCATCGACTTCGTGCTGGCCAACGCGCGGCTGGTGCTGGGCGTGGGCGGCGCCGCCATGCTGGGCATCGCCACGCTGGCCGTCAAGAGG ATGTACGACCGGGCAATCAGcgctcccagcagccccactCGCTTGGGCCAGTCGGGAAAGAGAAGCTGGGAAGAGCCAAACTGGCTGGGCTCCTCCTCACGCCTGCTGACCCAGGACATGAAGAGCAGCCTCAGCCGCTCCCTGCAGACCCTTCCCACTGaaccttcagctgcagacactg ACTTCTGTCGACCCACAAAGGCCAAGCCATCTGCCAAGAGGAGTCAGGTGGAGCTGAAGAAGTCCCGCCTTCggctgtcactgcaggagaagctgctggcGTACTACCGGCGGCGGGTGGCGATCCCGGCGGACGAGCAGGCTCGGGCCAAGCAGGCGGCCGTGGACATCTGCGCGGAGCTGCGCAGCTTCCTGCGCGCCAAGCTGCCCGACATGCCCCTGCGGGACATGTACCTCAGCGGCAGCCTCTACGACGACCTGCAG GTAGTGACAGCTGACCACATCCAGCTCATTGTACCTCTCATGCTGGAGCAGAACCTGTGGTCGTGTATCCCCGGGGAGGACACCATCATGAACATTCCTGGCTTCTACCTGGTGCGTCGAGAAAACCCAGAGTACTTTCCTCGCGGGAGCAGCTACTGGGACCGCTGTGTGGTGGGAGGTTACCTTTCCCCCAAAACTGTAGCAGACACCTTTGAAAAAGTTGTAGCTGGGTCCATCAACTGGCCAGCAATCGGGAGTCTCTTGGACTACGTGATCCGTCcggcagctcccccagcagaTTTGACTCTGGAAGTGCAGTATGATGCAGATCGGCATCTTTTTATTGACTTTCTGCCATCCCTGACACTGGGGGACATCGTCCTCGTTGCCAAACCTCACCGACTGGCCCAGAACGACAACTTGTGGCGCCTGAGCCTGCGGCCGGCGGAAACGGCGCGCCTCCGCGCCCTGGACCAGGGGGATTCTGGCTGCCGCTGCTTGTGCCTCAAGATCTTCAAAGCAGTGTGCAAGCTGAACCCGGCTCTGGGACACCTCACTGCCAGCCAGCTCACCAACGTCATCCTGCACCTGTCCCAGGAGGAGTCTGACTGGTCCCAGGACATGCTGGCTGACCGCTTCTTGCAGGCCCTGAAGGGGCTGATCCGCCACCTGGAGGCTGGTGTCCTCCCTAGTGCCCTGAACCCCAAGGTGAACTTGTTCTCAGAGCTCACCCCTGAAGAAGTGGATGAGTTGGGCTACACCCTCTACAGCTCTCTGTCAGAGCCAGAGGTCTTGCTGCAGACGTAA